The following proteins are encoded in a genomic region of Odontesthes bonariensis isolate fOdoBon6 chromosome 19, fOdoBon6.hap1, whole genome shotgun sequence:
- the LOC142368749 gene encoding uncharacterized protein LOC142368749 — translation MSLVPAQVVKRSSKSITQHKLLTDATRRKLVNIIVAHMIDKHGQLPSKAVREEYALGIVTVFPSLKDPYSKKGYEHFYDAASSTGYISWRLKTIQRKIRRGHASTSSPTGFSPGGGCPNVRRSIVVDQQLDGDAYQEAISLLNHTTDSSVIFLKMRETFQNRQKLIHDSDKTQQNLLSRIYGFDYGFLERKNRPMKIRTDTGVCYC, via the exons ATGTCCTTGGTACCAGCTCAGGTGGTGAAGAGGTCCTCCAAGAGTATCACACAACACAAACTCTTAACAGATGCTACCAGAAGAAAGTTGGTCAATATAATAGTGGCACACATGATTGATAAACACGG GCAACTCCCCAGCAAAGCTGTTCGAGAAGAGTACGCTCTTGGGATAGTGACAGTGTTCCCGTCCCTCAAAGACCCATACTCCAAGAAAGGCTAT GAACATTTCTATGATGCTGCAAGCAGCACCGGATACATTTCTTGGCGTCTGAAAACGATTCAGAGAAAGATTCGAAGAGGACATGCATCTACAAGTAGCCCCACTGGCTTTTCCCCAGGAGGAG GATGCCCAAATGTGCGCAGGTCCATTGTTGTTGACCAGCAGCTTGATGGGGATGCATACCAGGAAGCCATCTCCTTGCTCAACCATACAACAGACAGTTCCGTAATTTTTCTGAAGATGAGAGAGACCTTTCAGAATCGCCAAAAACTCATCCATGACTCAGACAAAACTCAACAGAACTTGCTTTCAAGGATTTATGGTTTTGATTACGGATTTCTAGAACGAAAGAACCGCCCCATGAAAATC AGAACAGACACTGGAGTTTGTTACtgttaa